One window of the Triticum dicoccoides isolate Atlit2015 ecotype Zavitan chromosome 3B, WEW_v2.0, whole genome shotgun sequence genome contains the following:
- the LOC119278970 gene encoding ankyrin repeat-containing protein ITN1-like, whose protein sequence is MADNTSTTSSLKGQHEELWMDQLLLEAATSGDSASMKDMASQDPSMLLRTTPAGNTCLHISSIHGHEAFCLDVVALEVFLLTTVNLDRETPLLAAVKSGSVILASVLLRWYREHRLSKAILEKDIDGCNALHHAIRSGHRKLALELIDAEPVLSTHVNRMNESPMYIAAMRDFTDISENLLEIPVSAHMGPWGQNTLQAAVKNGNAGLAKRIVETRPGLAKEADNNGCTPLSSAVYRGLVDVLRVLLEHDCSLGYDVPSNGNPFLSYAAYEGHLDVAQELLKYCPDTPYRSTQDACWTSLHVAVYEDQVEFTEFILRTPQLRKLINMRDSNGKTALHLAVEKCNPKMVVALLSHDDIDTTVLDNEGVTAAWVLAHIIDHAKTLNWNEVSMLMARADPQDAKTLYNLHTHTKHKATLESRKEAKSLTQTYTSNTSLVAILITTVTFAAAFTLPGGYSNDAGSEGLPIMSRKLSFQAFLISDVLAMCCSFAVAFICIIARWGDYEFLIYYISATKKLMWFAYVATTTAFSTGLYTVLAPHLHWLAIAICVMVALLPIFTKLLGEWPVLKLRFRLGKTFNSDLLDMV, encoded by the exons ATGGCAGATAATACATCAACAACTAGTTCATTGAAAGGACAACATGAAGAGCTATGGATGGACCAACTTCTTCTGGAAGCAGCCACATCCGGCGATTCCGCATCAATGAAGGACATGGCATCACAGGATCCAAGCATGCTTCTTAGAACAACTCCAGCTGGGAACACCTGTCTTCACATATCGTCCATCCATGGCCATGAGGCATTTTGCCTGGATGTGGTGGCCCTGGAGGTGTTTCTTCTCACTACAGTAAACCTGGATCGAGAGACGCCACTTCTTGCCGCGGTGAAAAGTGGTTCTGTCATCTTGGCTTCCGTTCTACTCCGTTGGTACCGTGAACATCGACTGAGCAAGGCAATCTTGGAAAAAGACATTGATGGCTGCAATGCACTGCACCATGCCATTCGCAGTGGCCACAGGAAGCTTGCGCTGGAGCTGATAGATGCAGAGCCGGTTCTGTCGACACATGTGAATAGAATGAACGAGTCACCTATGTATATTGCAGCGATGAGGGATTTTACTGATATTTCAGAGAATTTACTTGAAATTCCTGTTTCTGCTCATATGGGACCATGGGGCCAGAACACTCTGCAGGCTGCCGTGAAAAATGGAAACGCAG gttTGGCTAAGAGAATTGTGGAAACACGTCCTGGGCTGGCCAAAGAAGCCGATAACAATGGGTGTACTCCGCTAAGTTCAGCTGTATATCGTGGCCTGGTTGACGTGTTACGAGTATTGCTGGAACATGATTGCTCTTTAGGGTATGATGTGCCAAGTAATGGTAATCCTTTCCTTAGTTATGCTGCATATGAAGGTCACCTCGATGTTGCTCAAGAGCTTCTTAAATACTGTCCTGATACTCCTTACCGTTCAACACAAGATGCCTGTTGGACATCCCTCCATGTAGCTGTATACGAGGATCAAGTGGAGTTCACAGAATTCATCTTGAGGACCCCACAACTTCGGAAACTCATTAACATGCGAGACTCCAACGGGAAAACTGCTCTACATTTGGCGGTAGAGAAGTGCAATCCTAAAATGGTTGTTGCTTTGCTGTCTCACGATGACATAGACACAACTGTGCTTGATAATGAAGGTGTTACAGCAGCTTGGGTATTAGCTCATATCATTGATCATGCGAAGACTTTAAACTGG AATGAAGTGAGCATGCTTATGGCGAGAGCTGATCCGCAAGATGCCAAAACTCTTTATAATCTTCACACGCATACCAAACACAAAGCGACCTTAGAATCAAGGAAGGAGGCGAAGTCACTAACTCAAACATACACAAGCAACACTTCGCTAGTGGCGATCCTCATCACGACGGTCACCTTTGCCGCTGCCTTCACCCTGCCTGGAGGATACAGCAATGACGCCGGAAGCGAGGGACTTCCCATCATGTCTAGGAAGTTATCATTTCAGGCATTCTTGATTTCTGACGTCTTAGCAATGTGCTGCTCCTTTGCTGTCGCCTTCATATGCATCATAGCAAGGTGGGGGGATTATGAGTTCTTGATTTATTACATATCCGCCACTAAGAAGCTTATGTGGTTTGCATATGTGGCAACAACTACGGCTTTTTCAACTGGTTTATACACTGTGTTGGCTCCACATCTTCACTGGTTGGCTATTGCAATTTGCGTCATGGTAGCTTTGTTGCCCATTTTCACTAAGCTGCTGGGCGAATGGCCGGTGTTGAAGCTCAGATTTCGGCTTGGTAAAACATTCAACTCTGATCTCCTTGACATGGTGTGA